A stretch of Salvelinus namaycush isolate Seneca unplaced genomic scaffold, SaNama_1.0 Scaffold303, whole genome shotgun sequence DNA encodes these proteins:
- the LOC120039826 gene encoding uncharacterized protein LOC120039826 isoform X2, whose product MRGVVILFLLSLWPGGQVDAIDQEVLANVVQEMRRFGLENHQYAMAVLLTQQQCTQNGAIFDVGVQPQVVQNRLQHYSVYIGDRLIAAIPDTFHAEYLLLGHDKTNPSKMQTLLTAAKPNDCIVFFSNYSPCLERCNFPDGATSILPFMTVFNGWNANRKAFVFSSVWDPTRHHPGVTNPSKQQVFDSFRRIDGYLPLYRCVRFQGRNTCYRCVTANTNPETNDCLYGY is encoded by the exons ATGAGGGGAGTTGTCATTCTCTTTCTGCTGTCTCTCTGGCCTGGAGGCCAGGTGGATGCTATCGATCAAGAGGTCTTGGCTAATGTGGTACAAGAGATGAGAAG GTTCGGCCTGGAGAACCACCAGTATGCCATGGCTGTCTTACTCACCCAACAGCAGTGCACCCAAAATGGAGCTATCTTTGATGTAGGTGTGCAACCTCAGGTTGTCCAGAACAGACTACAGCATTATAGTGTCTACATAGGAGACCGGCTCATCGCAGCCATACCTGACACCTTCCATGCTGAGTACCTTCTGTTGGGGCATGATAAAACCAACCCCAGCAAAATGCAGACTCTGTTAACAGCAGCAAAGCCTAATGACTGCATCGTCTTCTTCTCCAACTACTCTCCCTGTCTGGAGAGATGCAACTTCCCTGATGGAGCAACAAGCATTCTCCCCTTCATGACCGTCTTCAACGGCTGGAACGCCAACCGGAAGGCCTTTGTCTTCTCCTCGGTTTGGGACCCTACAAGGCACCATCCAGGAGTGACCAACCCCTCTAAGCAGCAGGTGTTTGACTCCTTCAGGAGGATAGATGGATACCTGCCTTTATATCGCTGTGTCAGATTCCAGGGACGAAACACATGTTACCGTTGTGTCACTGCCAACACAAATCCTGAGACCAATGACTGTCTGTATGGATACTAA